One Camelina sativa cultivar DH55 chromosome 3, Cs, whole genome shotgun sequence genomic window carries:
- the LOC104776038 gene encoding uncharacterized protein LOC104776038, producing the protein MDGLEKFYNKMVKDAKSAASSSSSSLSDFAETLMQDKRGPGSNLTTTYDSGSGTLVSKLCAVFFVAGVFVGYTLKRRVRKWASKLLRKIKDD; encoded by the coding sequence ATGGATGGTTTAGAGaagttttacaacaagatggtgAAAGATGCGAAATcggcagcttcttcttcttcgtcttctctatCTGATTTTGCGGAAACTCTGATGCAGGACAAACGAGGCCCCGGCAGCAACTTGACTACTACATACGACTCAGGATCCGGCACCTTGGTCTCCAAGTTGTGCGCTGTGTTCTTTGTCGCTGGGGTGTTTGTTGGTTATACCCTTAAGAGAAGGGTTCGAAAGTGGGCTTCCAAGTTGCTCAGAAAGATAAAAGATGACTAA
- the LOC104776040 gene encoding probable flavin-containing monooxygenase 1 produces MASNYNKLSSSRVAIIGAGVSGLAAAKNLAHHNPTVFESSDSVGGVWRSCTYETTKLQSARVDYEFSDFPWPNRDDPTFPSYVEILDYLESYAKHFDLLKFMKFGSKVIEVRFTGDGEIPQMVDLGAYGNLLPGKPVWEVAVQTGDSGDIQWHAFEFVVVCTGKFGDVPRIPTFPAKKGPEIFKGKVMHSMDYCKLEKEEASSLLHGKNVAVIGYKKSAIDLALESALANQGEGGKACTMVVRTTHWVFPHYWVWGLPFFLFYSTRASQFLHDRPNQSFLRTLFCLLFSLLRAAVSKFIEAYVMWKLPLAKYGLKPDHSFEEDYASCQMAIVPENFFEEADKGMIRFKKASKWCFYDEGIEFDDGTTLEADVVILATGYDGKKKLKAIVPEPFRTWLEFPCGVMPLYRGTIHPLIPNMGFVGYVQSNSNLHTSELRSMWLSRLVDEKFRLPSKEKMLDQFFKEMEVTRRSSRFYKRHCISTFSIQHADDLCNDMGLNPWRKSNLLLEAFSPYGSQDYRLDQEEEDASN; encoded by the exons ATGGCTTCTAACTACAATAAACTTAGTTCTTCGAGAGTAGCGATCATCGGTGCCGGTGTGAGCGGTTTAGCTGCTGCTAAGAACTTAGCTCATCACAACCCGACCGTATTCGAATCCTCGGATTCAGTTGGAGGTGTTTGGAGGAGCTGCACTTACGAGACGACCAAGTTACAATCGGCTCGAGTCGATTACGAGTTCTCTGACTTTCCATGGCCCAATAGAGATGACCCTACTTTCCCATCTTACGTTGAGATACTAGATTACTTGGAATCTTATGCTAAGCATTTTGATCTTCTCAAGTTCATGAAGTTTGGCTCTAAGGTCATCGAAGTTAGGTTCACCGGTGACGGCGAAATTCCTCAGATGGTTGACCTCGGTGCTTACGGCAACTTGTTGCCTGGCAAACCAGTGTGGGAAGTTGCCGTTCAAACCGGAGATTCTGGAGATATTCAG TGGCATGCATTTGAGTTCGTGGTAGTGTGTACCGGAAAATTCGGCGACGTTCCAAGAATACCGACTTTTCCGGCAAAGAAAGGGCCGGAGATATTCAAAGGAAAAGTGATGCATTCGATGGATTACTGCAagttagagaaagaagaagcttctaGTCTCCTCCATGGCAAAAATGTTGCTGTCATCGGCTACAAGAAATCCGCCATCGATTTGGCTTTAGAGTCTGCTTTAGCTAATCAAG GAGAAGGAGGAAAAGCATGCACAATGGTGGTGAGAACAACACATTGGGTGTTTCCACATTATTGGGTGTGGGGACTACCATTCTTCTTGTTCTACTCAACAAGAGCTTCTCAGTTCCTCCATGATAGGCCTAACCAAAGCTTCCTTAGAACTCTATTTtgcctcctcttctctcttctg CGTGCTGCGGTTTCCAAATTCATCGAAGCATATGTTATGTGGAAGCTACCTCTAGCGAAATATGGTCTTAAACCGGACCATTCTTTCGAGGAAGACTATGCTTCTTGTCAAATGGCGATCGTACCGGAGAACTTCTTTGAGGAAGCGGATAAAGGGATGATCCGGTTTAAGAAAGCATCAAAGTGGTGCTTTTATGATGAGGGGATTGAGTTTGATGATGGGACTACGTTAGAAGCTGATGTCGTGATACTTGCGACTGGTTATGATGGCAAGAAGAAGCTGAAAGCCATCGTTCCTGAACCTTTTCGAACTTGGCTTGAGTTTCCATGCGGTGTCATGCCTTTATACAG GGGAACAATCCATCCATTGATACCGAACATGGGTTTCGTGGGATACGTCCAGAGCAACTCGAACTTACACACATCAGAGCTACGTTCAATGTGGCTTAGCCGGCTCGTGGATGAGAAGTTCAGATTACCAAGCAAAGAGAAGATGTTGGATCAATTCTTCAAGGAAATGGAAGTGACGAGAAGATCAAGCAGATTCTACAAACGTCATTGCATTTCCACTTTCAGCATCCAACATGCCGATGATTTGTGCAACGACATGGGACTCAATCCTTGGCGTAAATCCAATTTGCTCCTTGAAGCTTTTAGTCCTTATGGTTCTCAAGATTACCGACtcgatcaagaagaagaagatgcctcAAACTAA
- the LOC104776041 gene encoding 3-oxoacyl-[acyl-carrier-protein] synthase II, chloroplastic-like isoform X1 translates to MVAGASSSCYASPLCDWLVGACMSSGGDRLRQSDTKTSRRSTLLTKSKCSAFSSSTTNGSAGLVSNCNNNALSSLFFESNNNTYFNRKQRRLNQASSSGQVTLEMEKEATVKKKPPLESRRVVVTGMGVETPLGHDPHTFYDNLLQGISGISPIENFDCSAFPTRIAGEIKTFSTEGLVAPKLSKRMDKFMLYLLTAGKKALADGGVTEDVMAEFDKSKCGVLIGSAMGGMKVFYDALEALKISYKKMNPFCVPFATTNMGSAMLAIDLGWMGPNYSISTACATGNFCILSAANHIIRGEADVMLCGGSDSVIIPIGLGGFVACRALSENNDDPTKASRPWDSNRDGFVMGEGAGVLLLEELEHAKSRGATIYAEFLGGSFTSDAYHITEPHPDGAGVILCIEKALAHAGISKEDVNYINAHATSTPAGDLKEYQALAHCFGQNPELKINSTKSMIGHLLGASGAVEAVATIQAIKTGWVHPNINLENPDKAVDTKLLVGLKKERLDIKAALSNSFGFGGHNSCIIFAPYK, encoded by the exons ATGGTGGCGGGTGCGTCTTCTTCATGTTACGCATCTCCGTTATGCGATTGGCTAGTGGGGGCTTGCATGTCCAGCGGTGGAGACCGTCTGCGTCAATCCGACACTAAGACTAGCCGCCGGAGTACACTGCTTACAAAATCCAAATGCTCcgccttttcttcttctactacaaATGGATCCGCCGGTCTTGTGAGTAACTGTAACAACAATGCCTTGTCTTCCCTCTTCTTCGAATCGAATAACAACACTTACTTCAATCGAAAGCAGAGGAGATTGAATCAAGCATCTAGCTCTG GGCAAGTCACTCTAGAGATGGAGAAGGAAGCAACGGTTAAAAAGAAACCTCCTTTGGAGTCACGCCGCGTTGTTGTGACAGGAATGGGAGTTGAAACACCATTAGGTCATGACCCACATACCTTTTATGACAATTTGCTACAAGGCATCAGTGGTATTAGCCCTATTGAGAATTTTGACTGTTCTGCATTTCCTACT AGAATTGCTGGAGAGATTAAAACCTTTTCGACAGAAGGATTGGTTGCTCCAAAACTTTCGAAAAGGATGGACAAGTTCATGCTTTATCTTCTAACCGCTGGCAAGAAAGCGCTGGCTGATGGTGGGGTAACTGAGGATGTAATGGCAGAGTTTGACAAATCCAAATGTGGAGTTTTAATTGGCTCAGCAATGGGAGGCATGAAG GTCTTCTACGATGCCCTTGAAGCTTTGAAAATCTCTTACAAGAAGATGAATCCTTTCTGTGTGCCCTTTGCAACGACCAACATGGGTTCTGCTATGCTTGCCATTGATCTG GGATGGATGGGTCCAAACTACTCTATTTCAACTGCTTGCGCCACTGGAAATTTCTGTATTCTCAGTGCGGCAAACCACATTATTAGAGGTGAAGCT GATGTAATGCTCTGTGGTGGCTCTGATTCAGTTATCATTCCTATAG GGTTGGGAGGTTTTGTTGCCTGTCGGGCTCTTTCAGAGAATAATGATGATCCCACCAAAGCTTCACGTCCTTGGGATAGT AATCGGGATGGTTTCGTCATGGGAGAGGGAGCTGGAGTTCTGCTTTTAGAAGAACTTGAGCATGCCAAG AGTAGAGGAGCAACTATCTACGCGGAGTTCCTTGGTGGTAGTTTCACATCTGATGCATATCACATAACCGAACCACATCCTGATG GTGCTGGTGTCATTCTCTGTATTGAGAAAGCATTAGCTCATGCCGGGATTTCTAAGGAAGACGTAAATTACATAAATGCTCATGCTACATCTACACCAGCTGGAGACCTTAAGGAGTACCAAGCCCTTGCTCACTGTTTTGGCCAAAATCCTGAG CTAAAGATAAACTCGACAAAATCTATGATCGGACACTTGCTGGGAGCTTCTGGAGCCGTGGAGGCTGTTGCAACCATTCAG GCAATAAAGACAGGATGGGTTCATCCAAATATTAACCTGGAGAATCCAGACAAAGCAGTG GATACAAAGCTGCTGGTGGGTCTTAAGAAGGAAAGACTGGATATTAAAGCAGCCTTGTCAAATTCTTTCGGGTTTGGTGGCCACAACTCCTGCATCATTTTTGCTCCGTACAAATGA
- the LOC104776041 gene encoding 3-oxoacyl-[acyl-carrier-protein] synthase II, chloroplastic-like isoform X2, translating to MVAGASSSCYASPLCDWLVGACMSSGGDRLRQSDTKTSRRSTLLTKSKCSAFSSSTTNGSAGLVSNCNNNALSSLFFESNNNTYFNRKQRRLNQASSSGQVTLEMEKEATVKKKPPLESRRVVVTGMGVETPLGHDPHTFYDNLLQGISGISPIENFDCSAFPTRIAGEIKTFSTEGLVAPKLSKRMDKFMLYLLTAGKKALADGGVTEDVMAEFDKSKCGVLIGSAMGGMKVFYDALEALKISYKKMNPFCVPFATTNMGSAMLAIDLGWMGPNYSISTACATGNFCILSAANHIIRGEADVMLCGGSDSVIIPIGLGGFVACRALSENNDDPTKASRPWDSNRDGFVMGEGAGVLLLEELEHAKSRGATIYAEFLGGSFTSDAYHITEPHPDGAGVILCIEKALAHAGISKEDVNYINAHATSTPAGDLKEYQALAHCFGQNPEIC from the exons ATGGTGGCGGGTGCGTCTTCTTCATGTTACGCATCTCCGTTATGCGATTGGCTAGTGGGGGCTTGCATGTCCAGCGGTGGAGACCGTCTGCGTCAATCCGACACTAAGACTAGCCGCCGGAGTACACTGCTTACAAAATCCAAATGCTCcgccttttcttcttctactacaaATGGATCCGCCGGTCTTGTGAGTAACTGTAACAACAATGCCTTGTCTTCCCTCTTCTTCGAATCGAATAACAACACTTACTTCAATCGAAAGCAGAGGAGATTGAATCAAGCATCTAGCTCTG GGCAAGTCACTCTAGAGATGGAGAAGGAAGCAACGGTTAAAAAGAAACCTCCTTTGGAGTCACGCCGCGTTGTTGTGACAGGAATGGGAGTTGAAACACCATTAGGTCATGACCCACATACCTTTTATGACAATTTGCTACAAGGCATCAGTGGTATTAGCCCTATTGAGAATTTTGACTGTTCTGCATTTCCTACT AGAATTGCTGGAGAGATTAAAACCTTTTCGACAGAAGGATTGGTTGCTCCAAAACTTTCGAAAAGGATGGACAAGTTCATGCTTTATCTTCTAACCGCTGGCAAGAAAGCGCTGGCTGATGGTGGGGTAACTGAGGATGTAATGGCAGAGTTTGACAAATCCAAATGTGGAGTTTTAATTGGCTCAGCAATGGGAGGCATGAAG GTCTTCTACGATGCCCTTGAAGCTTTGAAAATCTCTTACAAGAAGATGAATCCTTTCTGTGTGCCCTTTGCAACGACCAACATGGGTTCTGCTATGCTTGCCATTGATCTG GGATGGATGGGTCCAAACTACTCTATTTCAACTGCTTGCGCCACTGGAAATTTCTGTATTCTCAGTGCGGCAAACCACATTATTAGAGGTGAAGCT GATGTAATGCTCTGTGGTGGCTCTGATTCAGTTATCATTCCTATAG GGTTGGGAGGTTTTGTTGCCTGTCGGGCTCTTTCAGAGAATAATGATGATCCCACCAAAGCTTCACGTCCTTGGGATAGT AATCGGGATGGTTTCGTCATGGGAGAGGGAGCTGGAGTTCTGCTTTTAGAAGAACTTGAGCATGCCAAG AGTAGAGGAGCAACTATCTACGCGGAGTTCCTTGGTGGTAGTTTCACATCTGATGCATATCACATAACCGAACCACATCCTGATG GTGCTGGTGTCATTCTCTGTATTGAGAAAGCATTAGCTCATGCCGGGATTTCTAAGGAAGACGTAAATTACATAAATGCTCATGCTACATCTACACCAGCTGGAGACCTTAAGGAGTACCAAGCCCTTGCTCACTGTTTTGGCCAAAATCCTGAG ATATGCTGA
- the LOC104776042 gene encoding protein DA1-like: protein MGWFNKIFKGSNQRFRVGNDHYYGNYPNDGPSADTDADHDESHTQEPSTSEDTSNDQENEEIDRAIALSLLQENQEQTSSVSGKYPTVDEDEQLARALQESMAVGNSPHYKNGSAYDNGNAYGTGDLYGNGHIYGGGGNVYANGDIYYPRPITFQTDFRICAGCNMEIGHGRFLNCLNSLWHPECFRCYGCSQPISEYEFSTSGNYPFHKACYRERYHPKCDVCSHFIPTNPAGLIEYRAHPFWVQKYCPSHEHDATPRCCSCERMEPRNTRYVELNDGRKLCLECLDSAVMDTIQCQPLYLQIQEFYEGLNMKVEQEVPLLLVERQALNEAREGEKNGHYHMPETRGLCLSEEQTVSTVRKRSKHGTGNWAGNMVTEPYKLTRQCEVTAILILFGLPRLLTGSILAHEMMHAWMRLKGFGTLSQDVEEGICQVMAHKWLEAELAAGLSNSNVASSSSSSSSQGLKKGPRSQYERKLGEFFKHQIESDASPVYGDGFRAGRLAVHKYGLRKTLEHIQMTGRFPV from the exons atgggCTGGTTTAACAAGATCTTCAAAGGCTCTAACCAAAGGTTCCGGGTTGGGAATGACCACTATTATGGGAATTATCCTAATGATGGGCCTAGTGCTGATACAGATGCTGATCATGATGAATCTCATACACAAGAACCATCTACCTCTGAG GATACATCTAATGACCAGGAAAATGAAGAAATAGACCGTGCAATTGCATTGTCTCTTTTACAAGAGAATCAAGAACAGACAAGTAGTGTAAGCG GGAAATACCCGACGGTGGATGAAGATGAGCAACTTGCTAGAGCCTTACAAGAAAGTATGGCAGTTGGGAATTCACCGCATTACAAAAATGGAAGTGCATATGATAATGGGAATGCATATGGGACTGGAGATTTATATGGGAATGGGCATATctatggaggaggaggaaatgTATATGCAAATGGAGATATTTATTATCCAAGACCTATTACTTTTCAAACGGATTTCAG GATTTGTGCTGGCTGCAATATGGAGATTGGTCATGGAAGATTTCTAAATTGCCTTAATTCACTATGGCATCCAGAATGTTTTAGATGTTACGGCTGCAGTCAGCCAATTTCTGAGTACGAG ttttCTACATCAGGGAACTACCCTTTTCACAAGGCTTGTTACAGGGAGAGATATCATCCAAAATGTGATGTCTGCAGCCACTTT ATTCCAACAAATCCTGCTGGTCTTATTGAATATAGGGCACATCCTTTTTGGGTTCAGAAGTATTGCCCTTCTCACGAACATGATGCTACCCCAAGATGTTGCAGTTGTGAAAGAATGGAG CCACGGAATACGAGATATGTTGAACTTAACGATGGACGGAAACTTTGCCTCGAGTGTTTGGACTCAGCGGTCATGGACACCATTCAATGCCAACCTCTTTACTTGCAAATACAAGAATTCTATGAAGGACTTAACATGAAGGTAGAGCAAGAAGTTCCACTCCTCTTGGTTGAGAGGCAAGCACTCAACGAAGCAAGAGAAGGTGAAAAGAat GGTCACTATCACATGCCAGAAACAAGAGGACTCTGCCTGTCAGAAGAACAAACTGTTAGTACTGTAAGAAAGCGATCAAAGCATGGCACAGGAAATTGGGCTGGGAATATGGTTACAGAGCCTTACAAGTTAACACGGCAATGCGAAGTTACTGCCATTCTCATCTTATTCGGGCTCCCTAG GTTACTCACTGGTTCGATTTTAGCCCACGAGATGATGCACGCATGGATGCGCCTCAAAG GATTCGGAACGCTGAGCCAAGATGTTGAAGAAGGTATATGTCAAGTGATGGCTCATAAGTGGTTAGAAGCTGAGTTAGCTGCTGGTTTAAGTAACAGCAAtgttgcatcatcatcatcatcatcttcttctcaaggattGAAGAAGGGACCAAGGTCTCAGTACGAAAGGAAGCTTGGTGAGTTTTTCAAGCACCAGATAGAATCTGATGCTTCTCCGGTTTATGGAGACGGGTTCAGGGCTGGACGGTTAGCGGTTCACAAGTACGGTTTACGAAAAACACTTGAGCATATACAGATGACCGGTAGATTCCCGgtttaa
- the LOC104776043 gene encoding putative pentatricopeptide repeat-containing protein At1g19290, whose protein sequence is MLRRSPARVVVAYQLLPLIYTRRFSSEASRNFRRGLRGGNGPIRPELLDRVSRLLVLGRYDALHDLSLDFSDVLLNSLLRRLRLNPEACLEIFNLASKQQKFRPDYKSYCKMVHILSRARLYDLTKSYICELVALNHSGFVVWAELVRVFKEFSFSPTVFDMILKVYAEKGMVKNALHVFDNMGSYGRVPSLLSCNSLLSNLVKKGENFVALHVYDQMISFGVSPDVFTCSIVVNAYCRSGKVDKAMDYAKQMEISLGLELNVVTYNSLINGYAMIGDVEGMTKVLSLMSESGVSRNVVTYTSLIKGYCKKGLMEEAEQVFESVKENKLVADQHMYGVLIDGYCRSGKILEAVRVHDDMMEMGVKTNTTICNSLINGYCKSGQLLEAEQIFMRMNDWSLKPDHHTYNTLVDGYCKAGHVDEALKLCDRMCEKEVVPTVMTYNILLKGYSRVGAFHDVLSLWKMMLKRGVIVDEISCSTLLEALFKLGNFDEAMKLWENVLARGQLTDTVTLNVMITGLCKMEKVNKAKEILDNVNKFRCKPDVQTYQALSHGYYKVGNLKEAFEVKDSMERKGIFPTIELYNTLISGAFKYRHLNKVADLVIELRARGLTPTVATYGALITGWCNIGMMDKAYATCFEMIEKGIALNVNICSKIANSLFRLNKIDEACLLLQKIVDFDLLLPGYQSLKQFLEPNAVTCLKTQKIADSLEDSTPKKLLVPNYIVYNVALSGLCKAGKLKDARKLFSDLLFSGGFIPDEYTYTILIHGCAIDGDINEAFSLRDEMSLKGIIPNIVTYNALIKGLCKLGNVDRAQRLLRKLPQKGITPNAITYNTLIDGLIKSGDVAEAMRLKEKMIEKGLMRRSSEQEVFDPVIKSGITGMMEINPYEPYDVRTVSEAVI, encoded by the coding sequence ATGCTCCGAAGGTCTCCGGCACGCGTTGTTGTTGCCTATCAGTTGCTTCCACTTATCTATACTCGTAGATTCTCCTCCGAAGCCTCGAGAAACTTTCGCCGCGGGCTTCGAGGAGGAAACGGGCCAATTCGACCCGAATTACTCGACCGGGTCTCACGTCTTCTCGTGCTTGGCAGGTACGATGCTCTACatgatctctctctcgatttctCTGATGTACTCCTCAACTCTCTCCTCCGTAGATTGAGACTTAACCCTGAGGCATGTCTCGAGATTTTCAATTTAGCTTCAAAGCAGCAAAAGTTTCGCCCTGATTACAAGTCTTATTGTAAAATGGTTCACATATTGTCTAGAGCTAGATTGTACGATCTAACGAAATCGTATATATGTGAATTGGTTGCTCTTAATCACTCGGGTTTCGTTGTCTGGGCCGAGCTCGTTCGAGTTTTCAAGGAGTTTTCGTTCTCTCCTACAGTCTTTGACATGATACTCAAAGTTTATGCAGAGAAGGGTATGGTTAAGAACGCTTTACATGTGTTTGACAACATGGGAAGCTATGGACGAGTCCCTAGTTTGCTGTCTTGTAACAGCCTATTGAGCAATTTGGTCAAGAAAGGTGAAAATTTTGTGGCTTTACATGTTTATGATCAGATGATTAGCTTTGGGGTTTCTCCGGATGTGTTTACTTGTAGTATTGTTGTTAATGCTTACTGTAGAAGTGGGAAAGTTGATAAAGCCATGGACTATGCTAAACAGATGGAGATTTCATTGGGTTTGGAGCTGAATGTGGTAACTTATAATAGTTTGATCAATGGGTATGCTATGATCGGAGATGTTGAGGGAATGACAAAAGTATTGAGTTTGATGTCTGAGAGCGGGGTATCTAGGAACGTTGTTACGTATACTTCGTTGATCAAGGGTTATTGTAAAAAGGGGTTGATGGAGGAAGCAGAACAGGTGTTTGAATCGGTAAAGGAAAATAAACTTGTTGCAGATCAGCATATGTATGGTGTATTGATAGATGGATATTGTCGTAGTGGTAAAATACTTGAGGCTGTCAGGGTTCATGATGATATGATGGAGATGGGagtaaaaacaaatacaaccatTTGTAACTCCTTGATCAATGGGTATTGCAAATCTGGTCAATTACTCGAAGCAGAACAAATATTTATGCGGATGAACGACTGGAGCTTGAAACCAGATCATCATACATACAATACCCTTGTGGACGGATATTGCAAGGCTGGTCATGTTGACGAGGCTTTAAAGCTTTGTGATCGAATGTGTGAAAAAGAAGTTGTACCAACAGTTATGACTTACAATATACTTCTTAAAGGTTATAGTCGGGTTGGTGCTTTTCATGATGTTTTGAGTCTTTGGAAGATGATGCTAAAGAGAGGCGTAATCGTTGATGAGATTAGCTGTAGCACTCTACTCGAAGCATTGTTCAAGCTTGGAAATTTTGACGAAGCTATGAAGCTGTGGGAGAATGTCTTAGCAAGAGGTCAATTGACAGATACAGTAACCTTAAACGTAATGATCACTGGGCTATGTAAAATGGAGAAGGTCAATAAAGCCAAAGAGATTTTAGATAATGTGAACAAGTTCAGATGTAAGCCAGATGTGCAAACATATCAGGCGTTGAGTCACGGGTATTATAAAGTTGGAAACTTGAAAGAAGCTTTTGAGGTTAAAGATTCTATGGAAAGGAAAGGAATCTTCCCCACCATAGAATTGTATAACACTCTGATATCTGGTGCTTTCAAGTATAGACACTTGAATAAAGTAGCAGATCTTGTAATCGAGCTACGCGCAAGAGGATTAACTCCTACTGTTGCTACATATGGTGCTCTTATTACCGGCTGGTGCAATATTGGAATGATGGATAAAGCATACGCTACATGTTTTGAGATGATAGAGAAAGGAATTGCCTTAAATGTGAATATTTGCAGCAAGATTGCAAACAGTTTGTTTCGGCTTAATAAGATCGACGAGGCTTGTTTGCTATTGCAGAAGATTGTGGACTTTGATCTGCTTCTTCCCGGTTACCAGAGCTTGAAACAGTTTCTTGAGCCCAATGCAGTTACGTGtcttaaaacacaaaaaatcgCTGATTCTCTCGAGGATAGTACTCCTAAGAAGCTCTTAGTCCCCAATTATATTGTTTACAATGTTGCTCTCTCAGGTCTCTGTAAAGCTGGGAAACTCAAGGATGCTCGAAAGCTCTTCTCGGATTTACTATTTAGTGGTGGGTTTATTCCAGATGAATACACATATACGATCCTAATTCACGGATGTGCTATTGATGGTGATATAAATGAAGCTTTTAGCCTGAGGGATGAGATGTCTCTAAAAGGTATTATCCCGAACATTGTTACATACAACGCTTTGATAAAAGGCTTGTGCAAGTTGGGGAATGTAGATCGTGCTCAGAGGCTTTTACGTAAGCTTCCTCAGAAGGGCATAACTCCTAATGCTATTACCTATAACACATTGATTGACGGACTGATTAAAAGTGGTGATGTTGCTGAAGCTATgcgtttaaaagaaaaaatgattgaGAAAGGCTTGATGAGAAGATCCTCTGAACAAGAGGTTTTTGATCCGGTTATCAAATCAGGGATTACAGGAATGATGGAAATCAATCCGTATGAGCCTTATGATGTTAGGACAGTTTCTGAAGCAGTAATCTGA
- the LOC104776044 gene encoding probable galacturonosyltransferase-like 1, producing the protein MSQHLLLLLLITHSLLLINPISATPIIQKFKEAPQFYNSADCPSIDDDSDSDDATKPIFCSRRAVHVAMTLDAAYIRGSVAAVLSVLQHSSCPENIVFHFVASASADASSLRATISSSFPYLDFKVYVFNVSSVSRLISTSIRSALDCPLNYARSYLADLLPPCVRRVVYLDSDLILVDDIAKLAATDLGRDSVLAAPEYCNANFTSYFTSTFWSNPTLSLTFTDRKACYFNTGVMVIDLSRWREGAYTSRIEEWMAMQKRMRIYELGSLPPFLLVFGGLIKPVNHRWNQHGLGGDNFRGLCRDLHPGPVSLLHWSGKGKPWARLDAGRPCPLDALWAPYDLLQTPFALDS; encoded by the coding sequence atgtcccaacatcttcttcttcttcttctcattacTCATTCGCTGCTTCTCATTAATCCCATTTCCGCCACACCAATTatccaaaaattcaaagaagCCCCACAGTTTTACAATTCTGCTGATTGCCCTTCAATCGATGATGACTCCGACTCCGACGACGCCACCAAACCAATCTTCTGCTCCCGTAGAGCCGTACACGTGGCGATGACACTCGACGCCGCCTACATTCGCGGCTCAGTCGCCGCCGTGCTCTCCGTCCTCCAACACTCCTCTTGCCCTGAAAACATAGTTTTCCACTTCGTAGCCTCCGCTTCCGCCGACGCGTCTTCCTTACGCGCCACCATCTCCTCCTCATTCCCTTACCTCGATTTCAAAGTCTACGTCTTCAACGTCTCTTCCGTCTCCCGCCTCATCTCCACCTCAATCCGCTCCGCACTGGACTGTCCTCTAAACTACGCTAGAAGCTACCTCGCCGATCTCCTCCCTCCCTGCGTCCGCCGCGTCGTATACCTGGACTCCGATCTGATCCTCGTCGACGACATCGCTAAACTCGCCGCCACAGATCTCGGCCGCGACTCAGTCCTCGCCGCGCCGGAGTACTGCAACGCCAATTTCACTTCCTACTTCACATCGACCTTCTGGTCAAATCCGACTCTCTCATTAACCTTCACCGATCGTAAAGCCTGCTACTTCAACACCGGAGTCATGGTGATCGATCTCTCGCGGTGGCGCGAAGGCGCGTACACGTCACGCATAGAAGAGTGGATGGCGATGCAGAAACGAATGAGAATTTACGAGCTCGGTTCGTTGCCACCGTTTTTATTGGTATTTGGCGGTTTGATTAAACCGGTTAATCATCGGTGGAACCAGCACGGTTTAGGAGGTGATAATTTTAGGGGACTATGCAGAGATCTGCATCCTGGTCCGGTGAGTTTGTTGCATTGGAGTGGTAAAGGTAAGCCATGGGCTAGGCTAGACGCAGGCCGTCCTTGTCCGTTAGACGCGCTTTGGGCTCCGTACGATCTTCTACAAACGCCGTTCGCCCTGGATTCTTGA